From the Nodularia sp. NIES-3585 genome, one window contains:
- a CDS encoding asparaginase, whose product MTMGKRTQAKPLEVRLLREGITESRHIVEAVVCDERGRVLSVAGNSETAAFVRSALKPFQALAVTTTGTLERYNLSDRDLAIITSSHKGTIEQVRQAFNILWRADLDPTALQCPIPEGKKNPLEYNCSGKHAGMLAVCQQRHWPLNNYLERKHPVQQLILGKVAELLRMPAEEFLSAHDDCGAPTYLMQISQMASLYALLASSTNVDMERIVRAMTHHAAMVAGEGEFDTELMRLAPGELVSKTGAEGVQCIGRLGEGMGLTIKVMDGAKRAKYAVAIHLLQQMGWISPSAADSLCEKFMTLGKYKRLEVIGELSFL is encoded by the coding sequence ATGACAATGGGAAAACGAACTCAAGCCAAACCCCTGGAAGTCCGGCTACTACGGGAAGGGATTACTGAATCGAGGCATATAGTCGAGGCTGTTGTTTGCGACGAACGGGGACGGGTTCTATCCGTTGCCGGCAATTCTGAAACTGCGGCATTTGTGCGTTCAGCACTCAAACCATTTCAGGCACTCGCCGTCACCACCACAGGCACACTCGAACGCTATAATTTGAGCGATCGCGACTTAGCGATTATTACCAGTTCTCACAAAGGCACAATAGAACAGGTAAGACAGGCATTTAATATTCTTTGGCGGGCCGACCTTGACCCGACTGCTCTCCAATGCCCGATTCCTGAAGGTAAAAAAAACCCCCTGGAATACAATTGCTCTGGTAAACACGCGGGAATGTTAGCTGTTTGTCAACAACGACATTGGCCTTTAAATAACTACCTGGAACGCAAGCACCCAGTACAACAGTTAATTTTAGGCAAAGTCGCAGAACTGTTGCGAATGCCAGCCGAGGAATTTCTCAGCGCTCACGACGACTGCGGCGCACCCACCTATCTCATGCAAATCAGTCAAATGGCATCTTTGTATGCTCTGTTAGCCTCTAGTACCAATGTTGATATGGAGCGGATTGTTCGTGCCATGACTCATCATGCTGCTATGGTGGCTGGAGAAGGCGAATTTGACACAGAACTGATGCGTTTAGCTCCAGGGGAACTGGTAAGTAAAACTGGTGCCGAAGGAGTCCAATGTATTGGCAGACTAGGTGAAGGCATGGGATTGACGATTAAAGTCATGGATGGAGCCAAACGAGCAAAATATGCCGTGGCGATCCACTTACTTCAACAGATGGGTTGGATTAGTCCCAGCGCCGCCGACAGCCTCTGTGAGAAGTTTATGACTCTAGGAAAATACAAGCGTTTAGAAGTAATTGGAGAATTATCATTTTTATAG